The DNA sequence TTCCGGGATAACCTTCCGCGTACTTATTGGTAAGAACACTGCCCATGGCTGCCATAACTGCTGGAGAAACGATATTTTCAGAGGCAATCAGCTCCAGGTTGCGGCGCTGCCGGGAAAGCTCGTCCTGCATGGCATTGCCAACTTCGGGGTCGGCATTTTTGACGAATCCAATGGTGTCTATCAAATCCTTGTACATATCCATTCTCCTTGCCTGTTGAGTTTTCTTTTCATTATACCGTTTGATGCAAAAAAACTCAACACATCTCCGCGGGAAAGTACAGAAAAGGAATTTTTACGCGTTTGGCCTTGCTTCCTTTACTATTTTTCTCTTTTGCGATAAGATATAGTACAGCAAACAAATCGGAAAGGGTGATACCAAAATGGCTACAAAGGAGCGGGCACAACTGGCAGTAGAGGCCCTAAAAAAAGAATATCCGAACGGGGCCTGCTCGCTGACCTATACGGACCCGCTGCAGCTGCTGATTGCCACCCGCCTATCTGCGCAGTGCACGGATGCCCGTGTCAACAAAGTAACGCCGGCACTGTTTGCGCGCTTCCCCACCCTGGAAACATTCTGTGAAGCGGAACCGGAAGAAGTCGGTGAATATATCCACTCTTGCGGACTCTATAAGACCAAAGCGCGTGATATCTGTGCCATGTGCCGTATGCTGCGGGATAGCTTCGGCGGTAAAGTGCCGGACACAATGGAGCAGCTGACAAAGCTGCCTGGCGTGGGCCGCAAGACAGCCAACCTAATCCTCGGCGACATTTATCACAAGCCGGCCATTGTAACCGATACACACTGCATCCGCATTTGCGGCAGGCTGGGCCTTTCCTCCGGAAAGGACCCCCGAAAGGTGGAAACACAGCTTCGTGCCGTTCTCCCGCCGGAGGAAAGCAATCTTTTCTGCCACCGGTTGGTTCTGCACGGACGGGCTGTGTGTACCGCCCGCAGTCCGAAATGTCATCTGTGCTGTATGCGCACATTCTGTAAAACATATTTAGCGGAACAGGAGGAAAACAGCAAAAAATGAAACGGCTTTTTATTGTTGTCGATTTCCAAAATGATTTTGTAACAGGCACGCTTGGTTTTCCCGGTGCGGAACAGCTGGAAGCGCCTATCTGCCAAAAGATTGAAGCGTACCGTACTGCCGGGCAGGACGTTATTTATACTATGGATACACACACAGATTCTTACCTGCAGACCGCGGAAGGGTACGCACTGCCGATAGTCCACTGTGTCAAAGGCACACCCGGGTGGGAATTGTATGGCCGCACTGCAAAGCTGCTGCAGGGCTGCCGAAGATTTGAAAAGCCATGCTTTGGCTGTGCGGACCTTATCCCCTTTCTTCAGGAAAAGCAATATGATGAGGTGGAACTTGGGGGCCTAGTCAGCAACATTTGTGTTCTTTCTAATGCGGTCCTTGCAAAAGCCGCCTTGCCGGAAGCCACCGTTTTTGTGGATGCTTCCTGTACTGCCGCAGCAGACGCCCGTCAAAATGTAGAAGCTCTTCACTGCATGGAAGGAATGCAAATACATATCGTGGGGGATTCCTATGAACATTAAGTTACTGGCAATTGATATGGATGGCACCACACTGAACAGCAAAAACACACTTTCCGCCGAAAACCAGGCCGCACTGGAATGCGCCATTCAGTCGGGCGTTTACGTTGTCCCCACAACTGGGCGGCAGTACTCCGGCCTGCCGCCGGAACTGCAGAAAGTACACGGCATTCGTTACTGCCTTTGCAGCAACGGCGCCGTGGTTTATGACTGCTTACAAAAAAAGGTATTGTATCAGGATTTGATGGACTGCAGCCTTGCTTTGCGTGTACTGGATGAACTAAGTTGCTATCCCGACGTATCTTGTGACGTATATATCGGCGGAAAAGCGTACACCACAATCGAGCATTATCAGGACCCGATGAAATACGGCATTAGTCCCGTTCATTTAAAGAGCTTTCTCGATTCCCGCACACCAGTCCCCGACCTGCAGCAGTTTGTCCGCAGCCAGCATCTGCGTCCGGAAAAAGTTTTTTCTATTTTCCAGGAAATGCAGGAATGCCGCCACTGCTGGGACCAGTTCTGCACATGGCCGGAGCTGGCTGTGACCACTTCACTGGAAAACGTGATAGAGCTTACCAGCGCGACCGCCACTAAGGGAAATGGTCTGCAGGTGCTGGCCGGTCTGCTGCATATCCCGCAGGAAGCGGTCATGGCAGTCGGCGACGGACACAATGATATTACAATGTTGGATTGGGCCGGCACAAGTGTTGCCATGGGAAACGCCAACGCGCAGATTCGGCAGCATGCTGCTTTCGTAACGGACGACTGTGACCATGACGGGCTGGCGAAAGCAGTCAGGCGCTTTATTTCTCTTTAGTTTTTTGCTGGTCGCAATTTTTGTAAAATCCCTTGACAAGATACCAATAGTATGCAATAATATAGCTTGTTGCATTTGGGGCATTAGCTCAGCTGGGAGAGCGCAAGGTTCGCAATCTTGAGGTCAGGGGTTCGATTCCCCTATGCTCCACCAAAGCGATAAGCCGCATGGTTAAGCCGTTTTTCATGGTTTTTCCGTGCGGTTGTTTTTTACCCGTTTTGAGTTTTGACTACAGTTTGACTACTTTTCAAATAAAAATGCTCTCGGCAGGCAGCCCTTTGCTTGGTCTCGGCGACGTCGGCTCTATGTATGCCCTCTTTATCATAGCATAATTTTTTATTGCGCTGTTTCTGATTGCTGCATATTCTATAATGACCCATGCGTTTAACGTAGCAGCAACCAAATGTGATAAGGAGGTTCTATGAATACCTGTTGCAGTCAGAAAAATTTGACACTTGTCTTTCGTGACCTATGGACACAGCACGTTATATGGACGAGGCTATTTATCATTAGTACGTTGTCCGAATTAAATGACCTAAAATATGTGACCAACCGCCTTTTGCGCAATCCAAACGATTTTGCCAAGGTTCTATGTCAATATTACGGCAGGCAAAAGGCAAAGAAATTTCAGGACCTATTGACAGAGCACCTTATGATTGGGTCAAAGCTCGTCAACGCCGCAAAGGACGGCAAAACGGACCTTGCGGACGATGCGCGAAAGAAATGGTATGTCAATGCAGGTGAGATCGCCTGCTTTCTTGCCAGCATTAACTGTTTCTGGTCACAAGAAAAATGGGAAGAAATGCTGCACTGCCATTTGAAAATGATCGAAGCAGAAACAAACTATCGTATTGACGGCCTCTACGAAAAAGATATTGCGGAATTTGATGATATCAGTGCACAGGCCCTGCAAATGGGTGACTATATGGCCATGGGAATGATGAAACAATTCTATAGGCCCTAAAGAGAAAGGCGGAGCCAACCACTCTGCCTTTTATATTTATTTCGTTATAAA is a window from the Caproicibacterium lactatifermentans genome containing:
- the nth gene encoding endonuclease III, translating into MATKERAQLAVEALKKEYPNGACSLTYTDPLQLLIATRLSAQCTDARVNKVTPALFARFPTLETFCEAEPEEVGEYIHSCGLYKTKARDICAMCRMLRDSFGGKVPDTMEQLTKLPGVGRKTANLILGDIYHKPAIVTDTHCIRICGRLGLSSGKDPRKVETQLRAVLPPEESNLFCHRLVLHGRAVCTARSPKCHLCCMRTFCKTYLAEQEENSKK
- a CDS encoding cysteine hydrolase family protein; translation: MKRLFIVVDFQNDFVTGTLGFPGAEQLEAPICQKIEAYRTAGQDVIYTMDTHTDSYLQTAEGYALPIVHCVKGTPGWELYGRTAKLLQGCRRFEKPCFGCADLIPFLQEKQYDEVELGGLVSNICVLSNAVLAKAALPEATVFVDASCTAAADARQNVEALHCMEGMQIHIVGDSYEH
- a CDS encoding Cof-type HAD-IIB family hydrolase, translating into MNIKLLAIDMDGTTLNSKNTLSAENQAALECAIQSGVYVVPTTGRQYSGLPPELQKVHGIRYCLCSNGAVVYDCLQKKVLYQDLMDCSLALRVLDELSCYPDVSCDVYIGGKAYTTIEHYQDPMKYGISPVHLKSFLDSRTPVPDLQQFVRSQHLRPEKVFSIFQEMQECRHCWDQFCTWPELAVTTSLENVIELTSATATKGNGLQVLAGLLHIPQEAVMAVGDGHNDITMLDWAGTSVAMGNANAQIRQHAAFVTDDCDHDGLAKAVRRFISL
- a CDS encoding acetylglutamate kinase, which produces MNTCCSQKNLTLVFRDLWTQHVIWTRLFIISTLSELNDLKYVTNRLLRNPNDFAKVLCQYYGRQKAKKFQDLLTEHLMIGSKLVNAAKDGKTDLADDARKKWYVNAGEIACFLASINCFWSQEKWEEMLHCHLKMIEAETNYRIDGLYEKDIAEFDDISAQALQMGDYMAMGMMKQFYRP